In Streptomyces longhuiensis, the following proteins share a genomic window:
- a CDS encoding ROK family transcriptional regulator: MDRRSRRTVSDLRRANRAVILQQLYFDGPTSRQALGPLTGLSSGSVSNVVAELAADGLVEEAGSLESDGGRPRILLRVSPRSGNLIGIDVGETRVRVEVFDVTLTELARADIPLTGDGYDVTVIVEHIRSGIERVLAEAGVPADDLLGIGIGVPGVVERVPESGAVVHCQTIGWDAVPLEALLRASSQLPSTVPYFIDNGAKTLGQAEMWFGAGRGARSAAIVLFGTGVGACLFADGKGRALEWGHLTVQAGGRTCRCGAPGCLEAYAGAESVLERWREAGGQPPRDVDEETQLTALLAAACPTDGADPDPVAYEVMAKTAEYLGAGLSDLINLFQPERILIGGWAGLQFGSRFLDDVRKHTTKYALSYPAGKATIELGKLGPDAVTVGAATLPLEDFFARGGRRDAPAQEPTPPAWRTALEGRVLG, from the coding sequence ATGGATCGGCGGAGCAGACGCACGGTGAGTGACCTGCGCAGAGCCAACCGAGCAGTGATACTGCAACAGTTGTATTTCGACGGCCCGACGAGCCGCCAGGCACTCGGCCCTCTCACGGGTCTGAGTTCAGGATCCGTCAGCAACGTCGTGGCCGAACTCGCCGCCGACGGGCTGGTGGAGGAGGCAGGCAGCCTGGAATCCGACGGCGGCCGGCCGCGCATCCTGCTCCGCGTCAGCCCGCGCAGCGGCAACCTGATCGGCATCGACGTCGGCGAGACCCGTGTCCGCGTGGAGGTCTTCGACGTGACCCTCACCGAACTCGCCCGCGCCGACATCCCGTTGACGGGCGACGGGTACGACGTCACCGTCATCGTGGAACACATCCGCAGCGGCATCGAGCGGGTGCTCGCCGAGGCCGGCGTGCCGGCGGACGACCTCCTCGGGATCGGGATAGGCGTTCCCGGCGTCGTCGAGCGGGTCCCCGAGTCCGGGGCCGTGGTCCACTGCCAGACCATCGGCTGGGACGCGGTCCCCTTGGAGGCGCTGCTGCGAGCCTCCTCCCAACTCCCGTCCACAGTCCCGTACTTCATCGACAACGGCGCCAAGACGCTCGGGCAGGCCGAGATGTGGTTCGGCGCCGGACGCGGAGCCCGCAGCGCCGCGATCGTCCTCTTCGGCACCGGGGTCGGCGCCTGCCTCTTCGCGGACGGCAAGGGACGGGCGCTGGAGTGGGGCCACCTGACGGTCCAGGCCGGCGGGCGGACGTGCCGCTGCGGCGCGCCGGGCTGTCTGGAGGCGTACGCGGGGGCCGAGTCCGTACTGGAGCGGTGGCGTGAGGCGGGGGGACAACCACCCCGAGACGTGGACGAGGAGACCCAGTTGACGGCGCTGCTCGCTGCCGCGTGCCCGACGGACGGGGCCGATCCGGACCCCGTGGCCTACGAGGTGATGGCGAAGACGGCCGAGTACCTGGGTGCGGGGCTGTCCGACCTGATCAACCTCTTCCAGCCGGAGCGCATCCTGATCGGCGGCTGGGCCGGGCTCCAGTTCGGCTCCCGTTTCCTCGACGACGTACGGAAGCACACCACGAAGTACGCCCTGTCCTACCCGGCCGGAAAGGCCACCATCGAACTGGGCAAACTGGGCCCCGACGCGGTCACCGTCGGAGCGGCGACCCTTCCCCTGGAAGACTTCTTCGCCCGTGGCGGTCGCCGCGACGCCCCGGCCCAGGAACCGACACCGCCCGCCTGGCGCACGGCACTTGAGGGCCGCGTGCTCGGGTGA
- a CDS encoding ACT domain-containing protein: MSGERDLRALLSGMRPELNPGRYVFTTVDGVTPPGVTPVVTVAEREALTLVVPLEEADAAGLAHDYVAGWITLRVHSALEAVGLTAAVAQELAAAGLSCNVVAGFHHDHLFVPHERAEEAVALLEDLARRSATA, translated from the coding sequence ATGAGTGGCGAGAGAGATCTGCGGGCACTGTTGAGCGGCATGCGGCCGGAGCTGAACCCCGGGCGCTACGTCTTCACCACCGTCGACGGCGTGACTCCACCCGGCGTCACCCCCGTGGTGACCGTCGCCGAGCGGGAGGCGCTCACGCTGGTGGTCCCGCTGGAGGAGGCCGACGCGGCAGGTCTCGCCCACGACTACGTGGCGGGGTGGATCACCCTGCGCGTCCACTCGGCGCTGGAGGCCGTGGGTCTGACCGCGGCCGTCGCCCAGGAGCTCGCCGCCGCGGGCCTGAGCTGCAACGTCGTGGCCGGTTTCCACCACGACCACCTCTTCGTCCCGCACGAGCGGGCGGAAGAGGCGGTGGCGCTGCTGGAAGACCTCGCGCGCCGGTCGGCCACCGCGTGA
- a CDS encoding ABC transporter substrate-binding protein — MQRIRALASSAVVVSLLAAATACGGGSSNEGSNESPKTLTYWASNQGPNVEADKKILQPELDKFEKQTGIKVKLEVIPWSDLLTRILTATTSGEGPDVLNIGNTWSSSLQATGALLPWDQKNFDKVGGKDRFVESALGSTGTQGKDPAAVPLYSMAYALYYNKAMFKEAGITEPPKTWDELTADGAKISKGGKWGLGAEGSNLSNNIHQVFVLAKQHGGDFFTADGKADFTNDAAVDAVKQYVDMMATNKIIAPGNAEYAKNQSLSDFSKGKTAMVLWQAAATTFKSQGMQDDEWGVAPVPVQSGAPGAGKATNSMVAGINLAVFKNTKNIDGSLKFVKFMTSDAEQKLLCKTYGSIPPVKAAQSDPAFDRPELKVLRETLATSATALPQVSNESQFETSVGTAVKNLFAQSANGKRPSTADVKAELAKAQQQMASQ, encoded by the coding sequence ATGCAAAGAATTCGAGCACTCGCCAGTAGCGCGGTCGTCGTCTCCCTGCTGGCCGCGGCGACCGCCTGCGGCGGGGGTTCATCCAACGAGGGATCGAACGAGTCGCCCAAGACCCTGACGTACTGGGCGTCCAACCAGGGGCCGAACGTCGAGGCCGACAAGAAGATCCTCCAGCCCGAACTCGACAAGTTCGAGAAGCAGACCGGCATCAAGGTCAAGCTGGAGGTCATCCCCTGGTCGGACCTGCTCACCCGCATCCTCACGGCGACCACCTCGGGTGAGGGCCCCGACGTCCTCAACATCGGCAACACCTGGTCGTCCTCGCTCCAGGCGACCGGCGCTCTCCTCCCGTGGGACCAGAAGAACTTCGACAAGGTCGGCGGCAAGGACCGCTTCGTCGAGTCGGCGCTCGGCTCGACGGGCACGCAGGGCAAGGACCCGGCCGCCGTACCGCTCTACTCGATGGCCTACGCGCTCTACTACAACAAGGCGATGTTCAAGGAAGCCGGCATCACCGAGCCGCCGAAGACCTGGGACGAACTCACCGCGGACGGCGCGAAGATATCCAAGGGCGGCAAGTGGGGACTCGGCGCCGAGGGCTCCAACCTGTCCAACAACATCCACCAGGTGTTCGTCCTCGCCAAGCAGCACGGCGGCGACTTCTTCACCGCGGACGGCAAGGCCGACTTCACCAACGACGCCGCGGTCGACGCCGTCAAGCAGTACGTCGACATGATGGCCACCAACAAGATCATCGCGCCCGGCAACGCCGAGTACGCGAAGAACCAGTCCCTCAGCGACTTCTCCAAGGGCAAGACGGCCATGGTGCTGTGGCAGGCCGCGGCCACCACGTTCAAGTCGCAGGGCATGCAGGACGACGAGTGGGGCGTCGCCCCGGTGCCGGTCCAGTCGGGTGCGCCCGGTGCGGGCAAGGCCACCAACTCGATGGTGGCGGGCATCAACCTCGCCGTCTTCAAGAACACCAAGAACATCGACGGCTCCCTGAAGTTCGTGAAGTTCATGACGAGCGACGCCGAGCAGAAGCTGCTCTGCAAGACCTACGGCTCCATCCCGCCGGTCAAGGCCGCCCAGAGCGACCCGGCCTTCGACCGGCCGGAGCTCAAGGTGCTGCGCGAGACCCTCGCGACCAGTGCCACCGCGCTGCCCCAGGTGTCGAACGAGTCCCAGTTCGAGACCTCGGTCGGTACCGCCGTCAAGAACCTCTTCGCCCAGTCGGCGAACGGCAAGCGGCCCTCCACGGCTGACGTCAAGGCCGAGCTCGCCAAGGCTCAGCAGCAGATGGCCAGTCAGTGA
- a CDS encoding carbohydrate ABC transporter permease yields the protein MTTIVNSPKGDPAVREDTPGATRKPRRPGRIRRLGLPYLLLLPALLLEILVHLLPIAIGFVMAFKELTQLYLRDWGAAPWAGLGNFDVAVDFNEPVGKALLHSFWITCVFTLMSVGLCWLLGTAAAVFMQETFTGRGFLRTLFLVPYALPVYAAVITWAFMFQRDNGLVNHVLHDQLGLADGHPFWLIGDNSFFALLTVSVWKGWPFAFLIVMAGLQNIPKELYEAAAMDGAGIWQQIRRITIPSLRPVNQVLVLVLFLWTFNDFNTPFVLFGRAAPEAADLISVHIYQSSFATWNFGTGAAMSVLLLLFLLLVTGIYLVLTSRGRKVSRG from the coding sequence ATGACCACCATCGTGAACTCCCCGAAGGGGGATCCGGCGGTGCGTGAGGACACCCCCGGGGCGACGCGCAAGCCGCGCCGCCCCGGGCGCATCCGCCGCCTGGGACTTCCGTACCTGCTGCTGCTCCCCGCGCTGCTGCTCGAGATCCTCGTCCACCTGCTGCCGATCGCCATCGGGTTCGTCATGGCGTTCAAGGAGCTGACCCAGCTCTACCTGCGGGACTGGGGCGCCGCTCCCTGGGCCGGCCTCGGCAACTTCGACGTGGCCGTCGACTTCAACGAACCCGTCGGCAAGGCCCTGCTCCACTCGTTCTGGATCACCTGCGTCTTCACGCTCATGTCGGTCGGCCTGTGCTGGCTCCTCGGCACGGCGGCGGCCGTCTTCATGCAGGAGACGTTCACCGGCCGCGGCTTCCTGCGGACCCTGTTCCTGGTGCCGTACGCGCTGCCCGTCTACGCGGCCGTGATCACCTGGGCGTTCATGTTCCAAAGGGACAACGGCCTGGTCAACCACGTGCTCCACGACCAGCTCGGACTCGCCGACGGTCATCCCTTCTGGCTCATCGGCGACAACAGCTTCTTCGCGCTGCTGACCGTCTCGGTGTGGAAGGGCTGGCCGTTCGCCTTCCTGATCGTGATGGCCGGGCTCCAGAACATCCCCAAGGAGCTCTACGAGGCCGCCGCCATGGACGGCGCGGGCATCTGGCAGCAGATCCGGCGCATCACCATTCCCTCGCTGCGCCCGGTCAACCAGGTGCTCGTACTCGTCCTGTTCCTGTGGACGTTCAACGACTTCAACACACCGTTCGTGCTGTTCGGGCGGGCGGCGCCCGAGGCGGCCGATCTCATCTCCGTGCACATCTACCAGTCGTCCTTCGCCACCTGGAACTTCGGCACCGGCGCGGCCATGTCCGTACTCCTGCTGCTGTTCCTGCTCCTGGTGACGGGGATCTACCTGGTGCTCACCTCACGAGGGAGGAAGGTCTCCCGTGGCTAG
- a CDS encoding coagulation factor 5/8 type domain-containing protein translates to MAATAATVPGLLALGSPSSAAPAADPLPGGGDLGPNVIVFDPSTSGIQAKLDEIFKQQESAQFGSGRYAFLFKPGTYNGLNAQLGFYTSIAGLGLSPDDTSINGDVTVDAGWFNGNATQNFWRSAENLALTPVNGTNRWAVAQAAPFRRMHVRGGLNLAPDGYGWASGGYIADSRIDGTVGPYSQQQWYTRDSSVGGWTNAVWNMVFSGVEGAPAQTFPDPPYTTLDTTPVSREKPFLYLDGADYKVFLPEKRTDARGTTWGNGTPRGTSLALTQFYVAKPGVTAATLNAALDQGLNLLLTPGIYHLDAAVEVKRANAVVLGLGYATLIPDNGVTAVKVADVDGVRLAGFLIDAGAVNSQTLLEVGPSGASADHSANPITVQDVFVRIGGAGPGKATTSIVVNSRHTIIDHTWVWRADHGDGVGWETNRADYGVRVNGDDVLATGLFVEHFNKYDVYWAGQRGRTIFFQNEKAYDAPNQAAVQDGSVKGFAAYKVADSVTTHEGWGLGSYCNYTSDNTIRQDHGFAAPNTSGVKFHDLLVVSLGGQGQYEHVINDIGAATSGTSTVPSTVVSYP, encoded by the coding sequence ATGGCGGCGACCGCGGCCACCGTTCCCGGCCTCCTCGCACTCGGGTCCCCCTCCTCCGCGGCCCCCGCCGCCGACCCGCTGCCCGGCGGCGGTGACCTGGGCCCGAACGTGATCGTGTTCGACCCCTCCACGTCGGGCATCCAGGCCAAGCTGGACGAGATCTTCAAGCAGCAGGAGTCCGCACAGTTCGGCTCCGGCCGCTACGCGTTCCTGTTCAAGCCCGGCACGTACAACGGCCTGAACGCCCAGCTCGGCTTCTACACCTCGATCGCCGGCCTCGGCCTGTCCCCCGACGACACCTCGATCAACGGCGATGTCACGGTCGACGCCGGCTGGTTCAACGGCAACGCCACCCAGAACTTCTGGCGCTCAGCCGAGAACCTCGCCCTCACCCCCGTCAACGGCACCAACCGCTGGGCCGTCGCCCAGGCCGCGCCGTTCCGCCGTATGCACGTGAGAGGCGGCCTCAACCTCGCCCCCGACGGCTACGGCTGGGCCAGCGGCGGCTACATCGCCGACAGCCGCATCGACGGCACCGTCGGGCCGTACTCGCAGCAGCAGTGGTACACCCGCGACAGTTCCGTCGGCGGCTGGACCAACGCCGTCTGGAACATGGTGTTCTCCGGCGTCGAGGGCGCCCCCGCCCAGACCTTCCCGGACCCGCCGTACACCACGCTCGACACGACGCCGGTGTCCCGCGAGAAGCCCTTCCTGTACCTCGACGGCGCCGACTACAAGGTCTTCCTGCCCGAGAAGCGCACCGACGCGCGCGGCACCACCTGGGGCAACGGCACACCCCGGGGCACCTCGCTCGCGCTCACCCAGTTCTACGTGGCGAAGCCCGGTGTCACCGCCGCCACCCTCAACGCGGCGCTCGACCAGGGCCTCAACCTCCTTCTCACGCCCGGGATCTACCACCTCGACGCGGCCGTGGAGGTCAAGCGCGCCAACGCCGTGGTCCTCGGCCTCGGTTACGCCACCCTCATCCCGGACAACGGCGTCACGGCGGTGAAGGTCGCCGACGTCGACGGAGTGCGCCTGGCCGGATTCCTGATAGACGCGGGCGCGGTCAACTCGCAGACTCTGCTGGAAGTCGGGCCTTCCGGCGCGTCCGCCGACCACTCGGCCAACCCCATCACCGTCCAGGACGTCTTCGTGCGGATCGGCGGCGCGGGCCCCGGCAAGGCCACCACCAGCATCGTCGTCAACAGCCGACACACGATCATCGACCACACCTGGGTCTGGCGCGCCGACCACGGTGACGGCGTCGGCTGGGAGACCAACCGCGCCGACTACGGCGTGCGCGTCAACGGCGACGACGTACTGGCCACCGGCCTGTTCGTCGAGCACTTCAACAAGTACGACGTGTACTGGGCCGGCCAGCGCGGCCGCACGATCTTCTTCCAGAACGAGAAGGCGTACGACGCCCCGAACCAGGCTGCCGTCCAGGACGGCAGCGTCAAGGGCTTCGCCGCGTACAAGGTCGCCGACTCCGTCACCACGCACGAGGGTTGGGGACTGGGCAGCTACTGCAACTACACGTCGGACAACACCATCCGCCAGGACCACGGCTTCGCGGCCCCCAATACGTCGGGGGTGAAGTTCCACGACCTGCTCGTCGTGTCCCTGGGTGGTCAGGGCCAGTACGAGCACGTCATCAACGACATCGGCGCCGCCACGTCCGGCACGTCCACCGTGCCCTCGACGGTGGTCTCGTACCCCTGA
- a CDS encoding GH1 family beta-glucosidase, which yields MSKPIDFAALPKDFAWGTATSAYQIEGAVAEDGRAPSIWDTFSHTPGKVAGDDHGDVACDHYHRWREDIALMKQLGTNAYRLSLAWPRIVPGGDGPVNAKGLDFYDQLIDGLLEAGIEPSVTLYHWDLPQTLQDRGGWPERDTANHFADYATVVAERFGDRVTQWATLNEPLCSAWIGHLEGRMAPGFTDLTAAVRASYHLLLGHGLATRAIRAAAPDARIGIVNNLSTVQAATDRPEDVAAAHRMDGHTNRWWLDPIHGRGFPADMREVYGVELPEQAGDLETIAAPLDWLGLNYYMPAVVADDPTGPAPYAREVRRLGVPRTGMDWEIDASGIETLLLRLTHEYGARKLYVTENGSSFPDVVRPDGSVDDPGRIEYLEDHLAACASAARKGAPLAGYYAWSLLDNFEWAYGYDKRFGLVHVDYKTQRRTIKGSGHRYADIVRRHRQGRGLRGNAA from the coding sequence GTGTCCAAGCCCATCGACTTCGCCGCTCTCCCGAAGGACTTCGCCTGGGGCACGGCCACCTCCGCCTACCAGATCGAGGGAGCCGTCGCCGAGGACGGCCGTGCCCCCTCGATCTGGGACACCTTCTCGCACACCCCCGGCAAGGTCGCGGGCGACGACCACGGGGACGTCGCCTGCGACCACTACCACCGCTGGCGCGAGGACATCGCGCTGATGAAGCAGCTCGGCACCAACGCCTACCGGCTCTCGCTCGCCTGGCCGCGGATCGTGCCCGGCGGCGACGGCCCGGTCAACGCCAAGGGCCTCGACTTCTACGACCAGTTGATCGACGGCCTGCTCGAAGCCGGCATCGAGCCGTCCGTCACCCTCTACCACTGGGACCTCCCGCAGACCCTCCAGGACCGCGGCGGCTGGCCCGAACGGGACACGGCGAACCACTTCGCCGACTACGCCACCGTCGTCGCCGAACGCTTCGGCGACCGTGTCACCCAGTGGGCCACCCTCAACGAACCCCTGTGCTCGGCCTGGATCGGCCACCTCGAAGGCCGCATGGCCCCCGGTTTCACCGACCTGACCGCCGCCGTCCGCGCCTCGTACCACCTGCTGCTCGGCCACGGCCTCGCCACTCGGGCGATCCGCGCCGCGGCGCCCGACGCGCGCATCGGCATCGTCAACAACCTCTCCACCGTCCAGGCCGCCACCGACCGGCCCGAGGACGTCGCGGCGGCCCACCGCATGGACGGCCACACCAACCGCTGGTGGCTCGACCCCATCCACGGCCGCGGCTTCCCCGCCGACATGCGCGAGGTCTACGGCGTCGAACTCCCCGAACAGGCAGGGGACTTGGAGACGATCGCCGCCCCGCTCGACTGGCTCGGCCTGAACTACTACATGCCGGCCGTCGTCGCCGACGACCCCACGGGCCCCGCCCCGTACGCCCGCGAGGTGCGCCGCCTCGGAGTCCCGCGCACCGGCATGGACTGGGAGATCGACGCGAGCGGCATCGAGACCCTGCTCCTGCGCCTCACCCACGAGTACGGCGCCCGCAAGCTCTACGTCACCGAGAACGGCTCCTCCTTCCCCGACGTCGTACGGCCCGACGGTTCCGTCGACGACCCCGGACGCATCGAGTACCTGGAAGACCACCTCGCGGCCTGCGCCTCCGCCGCCCGCAAGGGAGCACCGCTCGCCGGGTACTACGCCTGGTCCCTCCTCGACAACTTCGAGTGGGCCTACGGCTACGACAAGCGCTTCGGCCTCGTCCACGTCGACTACAAGACGCAGCGTCGCACCATCAAGGGCAGCGGCCACCGCTACGCGGACATCGTCCGCAGGCACCGGCAGGGGAGGGGACTCAGGGGTAACGCGGCCTGA
- a CDS encoding carbohydrate ABC transporter permease — translation MASPRSFIWSRRIFLTLLTGFVLLPVYVMISSSLKPLEDVSGKFRWMPSGLTIQPYFDIWTTVPLAKYFWNSLIVAGAATVCSVVIAVFAAYAVSRYQFRGKRVFTVTVLSTQMFPGILFLLPLFLIYVNIGQSTGIALFGSRGGLILTYLTFSLPFSIWMLIGYFESVPRDLDEAAMVDGCGPLKALFRVVVPAAIPGIVAVAVYAFMTAWGEVLFASVLTTDATRTLAVGLQNYSTQNDVYWNQIMAASLVVSIPVVAGFLLLQRYLVAGLTAGAVK, via the coding sequence ATGGCGTCCCCGCGCTCCTTCATCTGGTCCCGCCGGATCTTCCTGACCCTGCTCACGGGCTTCGTCCTGCTGCCCGTCTACGTCATGATCTCCAGCTCGCTCAAACCGCTGGAGGACGTGTCGGGCAAGTTCCGCTGGATGCCCAGCGGGCTCACCATCCAGCCCTACTTCGACATCTGGACGACCGTCCCGCTGGCGAAGTACTTCTGGAACTCGCTGATCGTGGCCGGTGCCGCGACGGTCTGCTCCGTCGTGATCGCCGTCTTCGCCGCCTACGCGGTCAGCCGCTACCAGTTCCGCGGCAAGCGGGTCTTCACGGTGACGGTCCTGTCGACCCAGATGTTTCCCGGCATCCTCTTCCTGCTGCCGTTGTTCCTCATCTACGTCAACATCGGCCAGTCGACCGGGATCGCCCTGTTCGGCTCACGCGGCGGACTGATCCTCACCTACCTCACGTTCTCCCTGCCCTTCTCGATCTGGATGCTCATCGGGTACTTCGAATCGGTCCCCAGGGACCTCGACGAGGCCGCGATGGTGGACGGCTGCGGACCGCTCAAGGCGCTGTTCCGCGTCGTCGTCCCGGCGGCGATCCCCGGCATCGTCGCGGTCGCCGTGTACGCCTTCATGACCGCCTGGGGAGAAGTGCTCTTCGCGTCCGTCCTGACGACCGACGCCACCCGCACCCTCGCCGTCGGCCTCCAGAACTACTCCACCCAGAACGACGTGTACTGGAACCAGATCATGGCCGCCTCACTCGTCGTGAGCATCCCCGTGGTCGCCGGATTCCTGCTGCTCCAGCGCTACCTCGTCGCCGGTCTGACAGCCGGGGCCGTGAAGTGA
- a CDS encoding sulfite oxidase has translation MVGLTKLEGAAACREEGFPISGAGENRNFLARRGARRRACLGALSGLLAGYAALAAAELAAAVVRPQASPVVAVGGAAIDRTPTALKDWAIRNFGTNDKLVLQLGIVAVLALLAVVLGLVAVRHRRAGSAGVLLFGVIGALAATTRPDSTGAADAVPSVVGALVGAWLLYALSGRARSTSAEQPPEGSTEPGWDRRGFITLATAAAAVSTGAGLLARSQRGTQDVNAVSSRNGVELPTPASPGKPTPAGAQLAIPGIGAFTTSNKDFYRVDTALVVPMVDAMKWRLRIHGKGVTRPVTLTFEDLLRRPLIERAITLTCVSNEVGGPLIGNARWIGVPLADVLAESGVRPPSKGGPADQLVARSVDGMTIGSPVEDIMDGRDSMLAMGMNGEPLPFTHGFPVRMLVPGLYGYVSACKWIEDIELTTFADYDAYWVKRDWAQQAPIKTESRIDTPKPFVSRKAGTVMVAGVAWAQHRGIEKVEVRVDDGPWERATLAAEDTRDTWRQWSYPWRATSGGHRLTVRATDGTGRTQPAKRADPVPDGASGYHSIRVEIG, from the coding sequence ATGGTCGGGCTGACGAAGCTCGAGGGTGCGGCGGCATGCCGCGAGGAAGGTTTCCCCATTTCTGGAGCGGGCGAGAACCGGAATTTCCTGGCGCGGCGCGGTGCGCGGCGCCGCGCCTGCCTCGGCGCGCTGAGCGGACTGCTGGCCGGTTACGCCGCCCTGGCCGCCGCCGAGCTGGCGGCGGCCGTCGTCCGCCCCCAGGCGAGCCCCGTGGTGGCCGTGGGAGGCGCGGCCATCGACCGCACGCCGACCGCGCTCAAGGACTGGGCGATCCGGAACTTCGGAACGAACGACAAGCTCGTTCTGCAGCTCGGCATCGTCGCCGTGCTGGCCCTCCTCGCGGTGGTCCTGGGCCTCGTCGCCGTCCGCCACCGCCGAGCCGGATCCGCCGGCGTGCTGCTGTTCGGTGTGATCGGCGCACTGGCGGCCACCACGCGCCCCGACTCGACGGGCGCCGCCGACGCCGTGCCGTCCGTGGTCGGCGCGCTGGTGGGTGCCTGGCTCCTGTACGCGCTCAGTGGACGCGCGCGCTCCACGTCGGCCGAGCAGCCACCCGAGGGCAGCACCGAACCCGGATGGGACCGGCGCGGGTTCATCACGCTGGCGACGGCCGCCGCCGCCGTCTCCACCGGCGCCGGGCTGCTGGCCCGGTCGCAGCGCGGCACGCAGGACGTGAACGCCGTGTCCTCACGCAACGGCGTCGAACTGCCCACTCCGGCGTCTCCGGGAAAACCCACTCCGGCGGGCGCCCAGTTGGCGATCCCGGGCATCGGCGCGTTCACCACGTCGAACAAGGACTTCTACCGGGTCGACACCGCTCTGGTGGTGCCGATGGTGGACGCGATGAAGTGGCGGCTGCGGATCCACGGCAAGGGCGTCACCCGCCCCGTCACCCTGACCTTCGAGGACCTGCTGCGAAGGCCGCTCATCGAACGCGCCATCACCCTCACCTGCGTGTCGAACGAGGTCGGCGGCCCCTTGATCGGCAACGCCCGATGGATCGGCGTACCTCTCGCGGACGTGCTCGCCGAGAGCGGCGTCAGGCCCCCGTCGAAGGGCGGCCCCGCGGACCAGCTGGTCGCGCGCTCCGTCGACGGCATGACGATCGGCAGCCCTGTCGAGGACATCATGGACGGGCGCGACTCGATGCTGGCGATGGGGATGAACGGCGAGCCCCTGCCGTTCACGCACGGCTTCCCCGTGCGCATGCTCGTTCCTGGCCTGTACGGCTACGTGTCGGCCTGCAAGTGGATCGAGGACATCGAGCTCACCACCTTCGCCGACTACGACGCGTACTGGGTGAAGCGGGACTGGGCCCAGCAGGCGCCCATCAAGACGGAGTCCCGCATCGACACCCCCAAGCCCTTCGTGAGCCGCAAGGCCGGCACGGTCATGGTCGCGGGCGTGGCCTGGGCACAGCATCGCGGCATCGAGAAGGTCGAGGTCCGTGTCGACGACGGGCCGTGGGAACGGGCGACCCTCGCGGCGGAGGACACCCGCGACACCTGGCGCCAGTGGTCCTACCCGTGGCGGGCGACCTCGGGAGGACACCGCCTCACGGTCCGCGCGACCGACGGCACGGGCCGGACGCAGCCGGCGAAGCGCGCCGACCCCGTCCCGGACGGGGCGAGCGGCTACCACTCGATCCGGGTGGAGATCGGCTGA